The following proteins are encoded in a genomic region of Bradyrhizobium sp. SK17:
- a CDS encoding alpha/beta fold hydrolase, which yields MSVDYQIYDLGNLALQRGATIRDCKLAYKTFGQLNAAKDNVIVYPTWYSGQHYDNEWLIGPGMALDPAKYFIIIPNMLGNGLSSSPSNTPEPYNGPRFPQVTAYDNVRAQHRLVTEKFGIKHIRLVVGWSMGALQTFHWGALYPDMMDLLAPFCGSAKCSRHNYVFLEGVKAALTADAAWKEGWYTDKPARGLRAAARVYAGWGFSQAFYREQLDIKTMGYSSLEDFLVAFWEGFFLPKDPNNLLAMLWTWQNGDISANEVYNGDFKAALRAIKAKAYVMPGQTDLYFPPEDSENEVANMPNAKFVPVPSIWGHFAGGPGTNPVDVGFIDTKLKELLAS from the coding sequence ATGAGCGTCGACTATCAGATCTATGATCTCGGCAATTTGGCCTTGCAGCGCGGCGCGACCATTCGCGACTGCAAGCTTGCCTACAAGACGTTTGGCCAGCTCAATGCGGCCAAGGACAATGTGATCGTCTATCCGACCTGGTACTCGGGCCAGCACTATGACAATGAATGGCTGATCGGGCCGGGCATGGCGCTCGACCCCGCGAAATACTTCATCATCATTCCGAACATGCTGGGCAACGGCCTGTCGTCGTCGCCGAGCAACACGCCGGAGCCCTATAACGGACCGCGCTTTCCGCAGGTGACGGCCTACGACAATGTGCGTGCCCAGCACCGGCTGGTGACCGAGAAGTTCGGTATCAAGCACATTCGCCTGGTGGTCGGCTGGTCGATGGGGGCGTTGCAGACGTTCCATTGGGGCGCGCTCTATCCCGACATGATGGATCTGCTGGCGCCGTTCTGCGGCTCGGCGAAGTGCTCCCGGCACAACTACGTGTTCCTCGAAGGCGTCAAGGCCGCGCTCACGGCGGACGCCGCGTGGAAGGAGGGCTGGTACACCGACAAGCCCGCCCGCGGCCTGCGCGCCGCCGCGCGGGTCTATGCCGGCTGGGGCTTCTCGCAGGCGTTCTATCGCGAGCAGCTCGACATCAAGACGATGGGCTATTCGTCGCTGGAGGATTTCCTGGTCGCGTTCTGGGAGGGCTTCTTCCTGCCCAAGGATCCGAACAATCTGCTCGCGATGCTGTGGACCTGGCAGAACGGCGATATCAGCGCCAACGAGGTCTACAACGGCGACTTCAAGGCCGCGTTGAGGGCGATCAAGGCCAAGGCCTATGTCATGCCCGGGCAGACCGATCTCTACTTCCCGCCCGAGGACAGCGAGAACGAGGTGGCGAACATGCCGAACGCCAAGTTCGTGCCGGTGCCGTCGATCTGGGGCCACTTCGCGGGCGGGCCGGGGACCAATCCGGTCGATGTCGGCTTCATCGACACCAAGCTCAAGGAACTGCTCGCATCGTGA